One stretch of Pomacea canaliculata isolate SZHN2017 linkage group LG1, ASM307304v1, whole genome shotgun sequence DNA includes these proteins:
- the LOC112564082 gene encoding ras-related protein Rab-4A-like isoform X1, producing MNRTPGHLTKNYHEAVSTLVWIKIVGIGNAGTGKTCLIKHFCESKDEDETQNQESEFSAGYQPTVGVDYGFKIQTVKNTDLRVHLWDLSGSAEYLDVRNELYCGSDAIFIVYDVTSPGSFEALESWVREANRYATGNPDIVIVGNKVDLKQKRVVSSVEAKDFALLHNYRYFETSAATGDGVDDMFQQILTAVCEKKSTNCQKQSSEYISEPSLFSPSSVFRLKVF from the exons ATGAACAGAACTCCAGGCCATCTGACAAAAAATTATCATGAAGCAGTCTCCACGCTTGTTTGGATTAAG ATTGTTGGAATTGGAAATGCAGGGACAGGAAAAACATGCCTTATAAAGCATTTCTGTGAAAGCAAG GATGAAGATGAGACACAAAACCAAGAATCAGAG TTCAGTGCTGGTTACCAGCCAACAGTGGGCGTTGATTATGGGTTCAAGATTCAGACAGTGAAGAACACAGATT TAAGAGTCCACCTGTGGGATCTGTCCGGAAGTGCGGAGTACCTCGACGTCAGGAACGAGCTCTACTGCGGAAGTGACGCCATTTTTATTGTGTATGATGTCACCAGTCCTGGCTCCTTTGAAGCCCTGGAATCTTGGGTGCGGGAGGCCAACCGCTACGCGACAGGCAACCCTGATATTGTGATCGTCGGCAATAAG GTTGATCTCAAACAAAAGCGTGTCGTTTCTTCAGTCGAAGCCAAAGATTTTGCTCTCCTGCATAATTATCG TTATTTCGAGACCTCGGCAGCAACTGGAGACGGTGTCGACGACATGTTTCAACAAATACTGACAGCCGTGTGCGAAAAGAAGTCCACAAATTGTCAGAAACAATCAAGTGAATATATATCTGAGCCGAGCCTCTTTTCTCCCTCTTCAGTTTTCCGTCTGAAAGTTTTCTGA
- the LOC112564082 gene encoding ras-related protein Rab-30-like isoform X2, with translation MNRTPGHLTKNYHEAVSTLVWIKIVGIGNAGTGKTCLIKHFCESKFSAGYQPTVGVDYGFKIQTVKNTDLRVHLWDLSGSAEYLDVRNELYCGSDAIFIVYDVTSPGSFEALESWVREANRYATGNPDIVIVGNKVDLKQKRVVSSVEAKDFALLHNYRYFETSAATGDGVDDMFQQILTAVCEKKSTNCQKQSSEYISEPSLFSPSSVFRLKVF, from the exons ATGAACAGAACTCCAGGCCATCTGACAAAAAATTATCATGAAGCAGTCTCCACGCTTGTTTGGATTAAG ATTGTTGGAATTGGAAATGCAGGGACAGGAAAAACATGCCTTATAAAGCATTTCTGTGAAAGCAAG TTCAGTGCTGGTTACCAGCCAACAGTGGGCGTTGATTATGGGTTCAAGATTCAGACAGTGAAGAACACAGATT TAAGAGTCCACCTGTGGGATCTGTCCGGAAGTGCGGAGTACCTCGACGTCAGGAACGAGCTCTACTGCGGAAGTGACGCCATTTTTATTGTGTATGATGTCACCAGTCCTGGCTCCTTTGAAGCCCTGGAATCTTGGGTGCGGGAGGCCAACCGCTACGCGACAGGCAACCCTGATATTGTGATCGTCGGCAATAAG GTTGATCTCAAACAAAAGCGTGTCGTTTCTTCAGTCGAAGCCAAAGATTTTGCTCTCCTGCATAATTATCG TTATTTCGAGACCTCGGCAGCAACTGGAGACGGTGTCGACGACATGTTTCAACAAATACTGACAGCCGTGTGCGAAAAGAAGTCCACAAATTGTCAGAAACAATCAAGTGAATATATATCTGAGCCGAGCCTCTTTTCTCCCTCTTCAGTTTTCCGTCTGAAAGTTTTCTGA
- the LOC112564066 gene encoding LOW QUALITY PROTEIN: dnaJ homolog subfamily C member 22-like (The sequence of the model RefSeq protein was modified relative to this genomic sequence to represent the inferred CDS: inserted 1 base in 1 codon; deleted 2 bases in 2 codons) translates to MANLTIAYILWFFLGIFGVHHFYLRRDRQAFVWWSTLGGFFXVGWVRDLWRLPEYVKECNEDQNVDVRDRNDNSFTVRSRGKPKVGFARFFGMMMMGIILGYLVQAACPKEVFNSPGIVGWICSMVIPPFAAAIGVHLVANIGLLQASLKWPLIGAYLGSLWLLEDPNNIGMVSLLSSLATFFQGFRWKPVQKHCGLCKRLTILSLLWTAYLLLLGSALYYNANIITKDGESVPLREAVHHFFKSPAWTQTKESFRRLWYSLQAHGWRNVLNELLKDLDPQGEANAYKVLGLDDSATQEDIKAQYRKLVKEWHPDKHKDSEKEESHQRFMEIQQAYNTLSTLKARRTQKSSSFSEKKHTEF, encoded by the exons atggcAAACTTAACAATAGCTtacattttgtggttttttcTGGGAATATTTGGTGTTCACCACTTTTACCTCCGGCGGGATCGCCAAGCCTTCGTGTGGTGGAGTACTCTAGGCGGCTTTT GTGTCGGCTGGGTTAGAGATCTTTGGCGTCTTCCTGAGTATGTGAAGGAGTGTAACGAAGACCAGAATGTAGATGTCAGGGACCgtaatgacaacagttttactGTAAGATCCAGAGGAAAACCGAAAGTAGGGTTTGCTAGATTTTttggaatgatgatgatgggaatCATTTTGGGGTACTTGGTACAGGCTGCGTGCCCCAAAGAAGTGTTCAACAGTCCAGGCATTGTTGGTTGGATTTGTAGTATGGTGATTCCTCCATTTGCCGCTGCCATCG GTGTACACCTTGTGGCCAACATTGGACTACTACAAGCAAGCTTGAAGTGGCCATTGATTGGAGCATATTTAGGCAGTCTTTGGCTTTTAGAAGATCCCAATAATATTGGTATGGTCAGTCTTTTGTCTTCACTGGCAACTTTTTTCCAAGGTTTTAGGTGGAAGCCAGTTCAGAAGCATTGCGGACTTTGCAAACGTCTGACTATTTTAAGCCTTCTGTGG ACAGCATACTTGTTGCTTTTGGGCTCAGCACTGTACTATAATGCTAACATCATCACAAAGGATGGTGAGTCAGTCCCATTGCGAGAGGCGGTCCACCACTTCTTCAAATCTCCAGCTTGGACACAGACAAAGGAGTCATTCAGGCGATTGTGGTACTCTTTGCAGGCTCATGGCTGGAGGAACGTTCTAAATGAGCTGTTGAAGGATTTAGATCCACAAGGAGAGGCAAATGCATACAAG GTGCTCGGACTGGATGACTCTGCAACCCAGGAAGATATCAAAGCTCAGTATCGGAAACTAGTAAAG GAGTGGCATCCTGACAAGCACAAAGACTCAGAAAAAGAGGAATCTCATCAAAGGTTTATGGAGATTCAACAAGCATATAACACATTATCTACGCTTAAAGCTCGCAGGACACAAAAAAGTAGCagcttttcagaaaaaaagcatacagaattttaa